In the genome of Ignavibacteriales bacterium, one region contains:
- a CDS encoding Bro-N domain-containing protein has protein sequence MSNIKLFESKKIRSVWNEEDQKWYFSVADVVEALTDTSNPTDYIKKMRKRDEELSKGWGQIVTPLELETTGGRQKVNCSDVEGLLRIIQSIPSPKAEPFKRWLARVGYERLEEIENPELASKRMRQIYKAKGYSDEWIEKRIRGIAIRDELTEEWKKRGVKEKIEFAILTAEISKATFGLTPSEYKVVKSLPGKGENLRDHMNDLELIFTMLGEASTTEIARNINAQGFPENKSAANKGGKIAGDAREALEKETGKKVVSKENYQQLSEKKKRRLK, from the coding sequence ATGAGCAACATAAAACTTTTTGAATCAAAAAAAATTCGTTCGGTCTGGAATGAAGAAGATCAAAAATGGTATTTCTCTGTCGCAGATGTTGTTGAGGCATTAACGGATACATCAAATCCGACAGACTATATTAAAAAGATGAGAAAACGGGACGAAGAATTATCCAAAGGGTGGGGACAAATTGTCACCCCCCTTGAATTAGAAACGACGGGAGGAAGGCAAAAGGTTAATTGTTCAGATGTTGAGGGATTACTGAGAATTATTCAGTCTATCCCCTCCCCCAAAGCTGAACCATTCAAAAGATGGCTTGCAAGAGTGGGATATGAACGACTTGAAGAGATAGAAAACCCTGAACTTGCTTCTAAAAGGATGCGGCAGATTTACAAAGCGAAAGGTTACAGTGATGAATGGATTGAAAAACGAATTCGTGGCATTGCAATAAGAGATGAGCTCACCGAAGAATGGAAAAAAAGAGGAGTAAAAGAAAAAATTGAATTCGCTATTCTTACTGCGGAAATCAGCAAGGCAACATTCGGATTAACCCCTTCAGAATATAAAGTTGTTAAAAGTCTGCCGGGTAAAGGTGAGAATCTACGTGATCATATGAACGATCTTGAATTGATTTTTACCATGCTCGGTGAAGCGTCAACAACTGAAATAGCAAGAAATATAAATGCACAGGGATTTCCTGAAAATAAATCGGCGGCAAACAAAGGCGGGAAAATTGCCGGTGATGCAAGAGAAGCTCTCGAAAAAGAAACAGGGAAAAAAGTTGTCTCAAAAGAAAATTATCAGCAGCTATCGGAAAAGAAAAAAAGAAGATTGAAATAA
- a CDS encoding trypsin-like peptidase domain-containing protein yields MVYSRLNFFSLDFVFVRGPLIVILLFFLFIQRLFGQSSDASKVFDGVVGSLVVLYGYDYDNTIIKQGSGVILNDKCHIITNYHLVNGCYRIELKHKDIFYPLKGILGIDVKKDIAVLETSIKNSPKIKIGSAKRIQIGQRIYAIGSPLGFENTISEGIVSGFREFEGTGINHLQITASISHGSSGGAIVNQSGELLGISSSSASGGQNLNFAIPINIVLDLYKEWVKRKNKGLDFLLKVENLILNEKFYEAIEYVTMFLSNHHNDWEIYTKSGYLKSMVKDYEGAILDFNVSIRLNPNDYDTFLKRAACKFALNDNLGTIQDLNKAIDLNPNVFLAYETRAMAKADRNDFIGAINDYSKAISINPKESRIYQNRGIAKLRLEKYHAALEDFNLALELDKTNPAIYLSRGGCKFNMADYNGALEDFTKAIEIDTNCSEAYLKRGLAQYSLGNKMKGCLDLTKAKELRNSTADELLNQLCY; encoded by the coding sequence ATGGTATACAGTCGACTAAATTTTTTTTCTTTGGATTTCGTTTTTGTAAGAGGGCCCCTGATTGTCATTTTATTATTTTTTTTGTTTATACAACGTCTGTTCGGTCAATCTTCTGACGCATCAAAAGTTTTTGATGGAGTTGTAGGTTCATTAGTAGTTTTATATGGATATGATTATGATAACACTATTATTAAACAAGGTAGCGGAGTTATTTTAAATGATAAATGTCATATAATAACAAATTATCATCTTGTTAATGGCTGTTATCGAATTGAGCTTAAACATAAAGATATTTTCTATCCCCTGAAAGGTATCTTGGGCATTGATGTAAAAAAGGACATAGCAGTTCTTGAGACAAGTATAAAAAACTCTCCTAAAATAAAAATAGGCTCCGCAAAAAGAATACAGATTGGTCAGCGAATATATGCTATTGGCAGTCCGTTAGGATTTGAAAATACAATATCTGAAGGAATTGTCAGTGGCTTTCGAGAATTTGAAGGGACGGGAATAAATCATTTACAAATTACTGCTAGTATCTCGCACGGAAGCAGTGGGGGTGCAATTGTTAATCAATCGGGCGAACTCTTAGGTATTAGTTCAAGTAGTGCAAGTGGTGGTCAAAATCTAAATTTTGCAATTCCAATAAATATAGTACTAGACCTGTATAAGGAATGGGTGAAGAGAAAAAACAAAGGTTTAGATTTTTTACTTAAAGTTGAAAATTTAATATTAAATGAAAAATTTTATGAAGCAATTGAGTATGTAACTATGTTCTTGAGCAATCACCATAATGATTGGGAAATCTATACGAAAAGTGGTTATTTAAAATCTATGGTTAAAGATTATGAAGGAGCAATACTAGATTTTAATGTCTCTATAAGATTAAATCCAAATGACTATGATACATTTTTAAAACGAGCTGCGTGTAAATTCGCTCTTAACGATAATTTAGGCACAATTCAAGATTTGAACAAAGCAATAGATTTGAATCCAAACGTTTTTCTAGCTTATGAAACAAGAGCAATGGCAAAAGCTGATAGAAATGATTTTATAGGTGCGATTAATGATTATAGTAAAGCAATATCTATTAATCCGAAAGAATCAAGAATTTACCAAAATCGAGGAATAGCAAAATTGAGGCTTGAAAAATATCATGCAGCATTAGAAGATTTTAATTTGGCACTGGAACTAGACAAAACTAATCCAGCTATATATCTATCTAGAGGCGGATGCAAATTTAATATGGCTGACTATAATGGTGCCTTGGAGGATTTCACAAAAGCAATTGAAATTGACACAAATTGTTCTGAAGCATATTTGAAACGTGGACTTGCTCAATATAGTTTAGGAAATAAAATGAAGGGGTGTTTAGATTTAACAAAAGCGAAAGAGCTAAGGAATAGTACTGCCGATGAATTGTTAAACCAACTTTGCTACTAG
- a CDS encoding phosphoglycerate dehydrogenase has product MKLKVLVADKFPEKYIQQMKDLDLEVAYEPKLGEKDLPAAAKEVDILIVRSTIVNEETINSSNKLNLIIRAGSGVNNIAISAANKKGIYVTNCPGMNAVAVAELAIGLMLSLDRFIPDNVSDFNKSVWNKDKFSKGKGLKGKTLGLIGVGNIGKEVAKRALAFEMNVYGKDITRIEGVQIKDFSEMDQLLPLCDIVTIHLPATPQTKGLFNKQMFSYMKNGAYLINTSRQDIIVEDDLLEAIKEKNIRVAVDVFKGEPEGKSGEVSSKLQNNPNIYVTHHIGASTEQAQDAVAEETVNIIKHYVHSGVIDHWVNRAKITDAHFQLVVKHFDKPGVLAGILDVLREGNINIEEIENIIFEGGIAACCTMKLQNAATADMLKKMSENPNVISVSHVEI; this is encoded by the coding sequence ATGAAACTAAAAGTATTAGTAGCAGATAAATTTCCCGAAAAATATATCCAGCAGATGAAAGACCTTGATCTTGAAGTTGCCTACGAACCAAAGCTCGGAGAAAAAGATCTTCCTGCCGCTGCGAAAGAAGTTGATATACTTATTGTACGCTCAACAATCGTAAATGAAGAAACAATCAACTCAAGTAATAAACTGAACCTGATCATCAGGGCAGGTTCAGGAGTAAATAACATTGCTATTTCTGCTGCAAACAAAAAAGGAATTTACGTAACTAATTGTCCCGGTATGAATGCAGTCGCAGTAGCTGAGTTAGCTATCGGACTTATGCTTTCACTTGACAGGTTTATTCCTGACAACGTTAGTGACTTTAACAAAAGTGTTTGGAACAAAGATAAATTTTCAAAAGGTAAAGGACTTAAAGGAAAAACACTCGGACTAATAGGTGTCGGCAACATCGGTAAAGAAGTTGCAAAACGCGCACTCGCTTTTGAGATGAACGTTTATGGAAAAGACATTACCCGCATTGAAGGAGTTCAGATAAAAGATTTCAGCGAGATGGATCAGCTTTTACCTCTCTGTGATATTGTTACTATTCACCTCCCTGCTACTCCGCAGACAAAAGGTTTGTTCAACAAACAGATGTTCAGTTATATGAAGAACGGTGCTTACCTTATTAACACATCACGACAGGATATTATTGTTGAAGACGATCTGCTTGAAGCAATAAAAGAAAAAAATATTAGAGTTGCTGTGGATGTATTTAAAGGTGAACCGGAAGGAAAATCAGGAGAAGTCTCATCTAAACTTCAGAACAACCCGAACATTTATGTAACGCATCATATCGGCGCATCAACAGAACAGGCACAGGATGCAGTTGCAGAAGAAACAGTGAACATCATTAAACACTATGTACACAGCGGTGTTATTGATCACTGGGTTAACAGGGCAAAGATAACCGATGCACACTTCCAGCTTGTAGTTAAACATTTTGATAAACCCGGCGTGCTTGCAGGAATTCTTGATGTTCTCCGTGAAGGAAATATTAATATTGAAGAGATTGAGAACATAATCTTTGAAGGCGGCATTGCAGCCTGCTGTACAATGAAATTACAAAACGCTGCAACTGCAGATATGCTGAAAAAGATGAGTGAAAATCCGAATGTGATTAGTGTTAGTCACGTGGAGATTTAG
- the hutU gene encoding urocanate hydratase, which yields MLTTTDTKIIKAPTGNTLSCKGWIQEAAMRMLMNNLDPDVAENPSDLIVYGGSGKAARNWEAYEAIISSLKNLEGDETLLVQSGKPVAIFKTHTNAPRVIISNSMLVPRWGTWEEFRRLEALGLTMYGQMTAGSWIYIGTQGILQGTYETFAECARKYFGGTLAGKFVLTAGLGGMGGAQPLSATMNGAAFLGVEVDRSRAQKRIETGYLDVITDNLDEALSLVLDAKKNKKALSVAIIGNAGEILPQIIDRKIIPDVVTDQTSAHDTLNGYVPMGMSFDEALNLRKSNPDEYIKLSKKTIVKHLQAMLEFQKLGSIVFDYGNNIRGEAQANGVSNAFDIPGFVPEFIRPLFCDGKGPFRWAALSGDPEDIYVTDKAVKEAFPENKLLANWIDMAQKKVHFQGLPARICWLGYGERAKMGLIFNQLVADKKVKAPIVIGRDHLDCGSVASPNRETEAMMDGSDAIADWPILNAMLNSIGGASWVSVHHGGGVGIGNSIHAGMVVVADGTKEAAERLERVLTYDPGMGIVRHTDAGYERATNNAKQFGVKIPMMK from the coding sequence ATGCTCACAACAACAGATACAAAAATAATTAAAGCACCAACAGGTAATACACTTTCCTGCAAAGGATGGATACAGGAAGCAGCAATGAGAATGCTGATGAACAATCTCGATCCGGATGTCGCGGAAAATCCATCTGATCTAATTGTTTACGGCGGAAGCGGAAAAGCAGCACGCAACTGGGAAGCGTATGAAGCTATCATTTCATCATTAAAAAATCTTGAAGGCGATGAAACACTTCTTGTACAATCAGGTAAACCTGTTGCAATATTTAAAACACATACAAACGCACCGAGAGTTATAATTTCTAATTCAATGCTCGTTCCAAGATGGGGAACGTGGGAAGAGTTTCGCAGACTTGAAGCACTCGGTCTAACTATGTACGGACAGATGACAGCAGGAAGCTGGATTTACATCGGTACCCAGGGAATACTTCAAGGCACTTATGAAACTTTTGCAGAATGCGCACGAAAATATTTTGGCGGAACATTAGCAGGTAAATTTGTTCTTACTGCCGGACTTGGTGGAATGGGCGGTGCTCAACCACTATCAGCTACTATGAACGGCGCTGCTTTTCTTGGTGTTGAAGTTGATCGTTCACGCGCTCAAAAAAGAATTGAAACCGGTTACCTTGATGTTATCACAGATAACCTTGATGAAGCTTTATCTTTAGTTCTTGATGCGAAGAAAAATAAAAAAGCTTTATCAGTTGCGATAATTGGTAACGCGGGAGAAATACTTCCACAGATAATTGACCGAAAAATAATTCCTGATGTAGTTACTGATCAAACATCTGCACACGATACTTTAAATGGATATGTACCAATGGGAATGTCATTTGATGAAGCATTGAATCTTCGTAAATCAAATCCCGATGAGTACATAAAGCTTTCAAAGAAAACTATTGTTAAACATTTACAGGCAATGCTTGAATTTCAAAAACTCGGCTCAATAGTTTTTGATTACGGAAATAACATTCGCGGAGAAGCACAGGCTAACGGCGTTTCAAATGCTTTTGATATTCCGGGATTCGTTCCTGAATTTATCCGTCCGTTGTTCTGCGATGGTAAAGGTCCATTCAGATGGGCAGCACTTTCCGGTGATCCTGAAGATATTTATGTAACCGATAAAGCTGTTAAAGAAGCATTCCCTGAAAATAAATTACTCGCCAACTGGATTGATATGGCGCAAAAGAAAGTTCACTTCCAGGGATTGCCCGCGCGTATATGCTGGCTTGGTTATGGTGAACGCGCAAAGATGGGATTGATATTCAATCAACTTGTTGCTGATAAAAAAGTAAAAGCTCCGATTGTAATCGGAAGAGATCATCTTGATTGCGGATCAGTTGCATCACCAAACCGCGAAACAGAAGCAATGATGGATGGAAGCGACGCAATTGCTGACTGGCCAATACTCAACGCAATGCTTAACTCAATCGGTGGTGCAAGCTGGGTATCAGTGCATCATGGCGGTGGTGTTGGAATCGGAAATTCAATCCACGCTGGTATGGTCGTAGTTGCTGACGGAACAAAAGAAGCCGCTGAAAGATTAGAAAGAGTTCTTACTTACGATCCTGGAATGGGGATTGTCCGCCATACTGATGCAGGTTATGAGCGAGCAACTAACAATGCAAAACAGTTCGGTGTTAAAATTCCAATGATGAAATAG
- a CDS encoding adenosine deaminase codes for MTTQDVIKAVPKVLLHDHLDGGLRPQTIIDLAKELKYNKLPTNDSGELAQWFHRGANKGNLVEYLQGFEHTCAVMQTKESLERVAYEMMEDMKNDNVCYVETRFAPVFHLSKGLYQEDTVTAVLNGLEKGKQDFGVGYGLILCGMRNMKNTLEIAELAVNLKNEGVVGFDLAGEEGGYPPKKHIEAFQFIQRANFNITIHAGEAFGKESIWQAIQWCGAHRIGHATHLIEDIVIDGKKNVLSFGDLAQYVLDKRIPLEICLLSNVHTGAVDRIENHPFGIFFKEKFRVTINTDDRLMSDTTLTKEFLTAIEYFGLNLEDVEKISINSMKSAFIPYKERLHYIYNVIKPGYQKIREQLLSFNTHTGEHEKTIHKL; via the coding sequence TTGACGACTCAAGATGTAATAAAAGCTGTTCCCAAAGTCCTTCTGCACGATCACCTCGATGGCGGACTAAGACCTCAAACAATTATTGATCTCGCAAAAGAACTTAAATACAACAAACTACCAACGAATGATTCCGGTGAATTAGCACAATGGTTCCATCGCGGGGCTAACAAGGGAAACCTTGTTGAATACTTACAAGGATTTGAGCATACCTGTGCTGTTATGCAGACAAAAGAAAGTCTTGAACGCGTTGCATACGAAATGATGGAAGACATGAAGAACGATAATGTTTGTTATGTAGAAACTAGATTCGCACCTGTATTTCATCTTTCAAAAGGATTATACCAGGAAGACACAGTCACTGCAGTATTGAATGGATTAGAAAAAGGGAAACAGGATTTCGGTGTTGGTTATGGACTCATACTTTGTGGAATGCGAAATATGAAAAACACTCTTGAAATTGCAGAGCTTGCGGTAAACCTTAAAAATGAGGGTGTTGTTGGTTTTGATCTCGCCGGTGAAGAAGGCGGCTATCCGCCTAAAAAACATATCGAAGCTTTCCAGTTTATTCAAAGAGCAAATTTTAACATTACTATTCATGCCGGTGAAGCTTTCGGTAAAGAATCGATTTGGCAGGCTATACAATGGTGCGGTGCACATCGTATCGGACACGCAACTCATCTTATTGAGGATATTGTTATCGATGGGAAGAAGAATGTTTTAAGCTTCGGCGATCTTGCCCAGTACGTTCTTGATAAAAGAATTCCACTTGAAATATGTCTATTAAGTAACGTTCACACCGGTGCAGTTGATAGGATTGAAAATCATCCGTTCGGAATTTTCTTTAAAGAAAAATTCCGTGTCACAATTAATACAGATGACCGTTTGATGAGCGATACAACTCTAACAAAAGAATTTTTAACAGCAATAGAATACTTCGGATTGAATCTTGAAGATGTGGAAAAAATTTCAATCAACTCAATGAAGTCTGCTTTTATTCCTTACAAGGAAAGACTTCATTACATCTACAATGTTATTAAACCGGGTTACCAGAAGATCAGGGAACAATTGTTATCATTTAATACCCACACAGGAGAACATGAAAAAACTATTCACAAACTATAA
- a CDS encoding tetratricopeptide repeat protein, with product MQISKRIIVLILFTGLAFMGFQCSSTELTSAKLYIQQKNYDKALESLKSEVSKNPKSDEGYYWLGVVYSEKENYDEMLKAFDASLAISKKFETHIEDSKKYAWANLFNKGVSSFQRGNNTDNEDSIKIYYERSIYQFENAVLMQPDSSDTYKNLAFVYINAERPDDAIKPLQKIIDLEKELDGYRLLGKIYYDKGSDKMSEFKSSKNLADSSEAINQFNKAIQVLEDGRKTYPNDQQILLYLSNSYIGANKIDVAIDAFKTGVEQEPENKYYRYNYGVLLLGADRFDEAVVQFTKAVDIDPEYQNAIYNLGVTYVKWGTHLNKLAEDKGETSSEYKSKYEMALPHLEKVVDMKSDDAATWELLGRVYGVLGMTEKAEDAFDKADKLNK from the coding sequence ATGCAAATCTCAAAAAGAATAATCGTGTTAATATTGTTTACCGGGCTCGCCTTTATGGGCTTCCAATGTTCATCAACAGAGTTAACCAGTGCTAAATTGTATATACAGCAAAAGAATTATGATAAAGCATTGGAATCATTGAAATCTGAAGTATCAAAAAACCCCAAAAGTGACGAAGGTTATTACTGGCTTGGTGTAGTTTATAGTGAGAAAGAGAATTATGATGAAATGCTCAAAGCATTCGATGCCTCACTTGCTATAAGCAAAAAGTTTGAAACACATATAGAAGATTCAAAAAAATATGCCTGGGCAAATTTGTTTAACAAGGGTGTAAGTTCTTTCCAAAGGGGAAATAACACTGATAATGAAGACAGCATCAAAATTTATTATGAGCGTTCAATATATCAATTTGAAAATGCTGTATTAATGCAGCCGGACTCTTCTGATACCTATAAAAACCTTGCATTTGTTTATATCAATGCCGAGAGACCAGATGATGCAATTAAACCACTTCAAAAAATAATTGATCTGGAAAAAGAATTGGATGGGTACAGGTTGCTTGGAAAGATTTATTACGATAAAGGTTCAGATAAAATGAGTGAGTTTAAAAGTTCAAAAAATTTAGCTGATAGCTCAGAAGCAATAAATCAATTTAATAAAGCCATACAGGTTTTGGAAGATGGAAGAAAAACTTATCCGAATGATCAGCAAATCTTATTGTATCTTTCAAACTCTTATATAGGCGCGAATAAAATCGATGTAGCAATTGACGCTTTTAAAACCGGTGTTGAACAAGAGCCCGAAAATAAATATTACAGGTACAACTACGGCGTTTTATTACTTGGAGCTGATAGATTTGATGAAGCTGTTGTACAGTTTACGAAGGCAGTTGATATTGACCCCGAATATCAAAATGCAATCTACAATCTTGGTGTAACATATGTTAAGTGGGGTACCCATCTTAATAAATTAGCTGAAGACAAAGGCGAAACATCGTCAGAGTATAAAAGTAAATATGAAATGGCATTACCTCATCTTGAAAAAGTTGTTGATATGAAAAGTGATGATGCAGCAACCTGGGAACTGCTTGGCAGAGTGTATGGAGTTCTGGGTATGACGGAAAAAGCTGAAGATGCATTTGATAAAGCAGACAAATTGAACAAATAA
- a CDS encoding DUF3467 domain-containing protein, protein MNQNNQPQGQQINIELGEKEAEGIYSNLAIITHSPAEFIIDFTRIVPGVPKAKVHARIITTPQHAKMLMKALKDNIDKFEARFGEIRTDAPPNQHFGFVAAPKDEKIN, encoded by the coding sequence ATGAACCAGAATAATCAACCGCAAGGTCAACAGATAAATATTGAACTGGGTGAAAAAGAGGCGGAAGGAATCTATTCAAACCTCGCCATAATAACACATTCACCGGCAGAGTTCATTATTGATTTTACCAGGATTGTACCGGGAGTTCCAAAGGCAAAAGTACATGCTAGAATAATCACTACACCGCAGCATGCAAAGATGTTGATGAAAGCTCTTAAAGATAACATCGACAAATTTGAAGCAAGATTTGGTGAAATAAGAACGGACGCACCTCCAAATCAACACTTTGGATTTGTGGCTGCACCAAAAGATGAGAAAATAAATTAG
- a CDS encoding LptF/LptG family permease gives MKILDKYLIRQFVQTILFGILAFTLIFVVIDAIENLDDFIDQGVPGSVILHYYFVFTPEIIKLITPVSVLFAALFTAGKTANLSELTAIKASGVSLYRFMAPFIAATILVSCISVYFAGYLVPMANQTKINIERNYLKRGFTFAGSNIFFQDIRTRIIGISYFDNNANQATRVTIQEFSPDDLTKMKSRIDATSMIYDSVKVEWIAVRGVKRNFISTGQKDIYFDSLALKDLNFTPDDLLKKQQKPEEMNLSELNELVNNQKRAGNDPTSTLIEYHSRFAFPAASLVVVLFGLPISANKRKGGIAVQVGINILVTFIYLVFMKISQAFGKNGALDPFITAWVANFIFLAGAIYNIVRAKG, from the coding sequence ATGAAAATTTTAGATAAGTATCTCATCCGTCAGTTTGTTCAGACAATATTATTCGGAATACTAGCATTCACTCTAATATTTGTCGTCATCGATGCGATTGAAAATCTTGATGACTTTATTGATCAGGGCGTGCCCGGTTCCGTCATACTACATTATTATTTTGTATTTACTCCTGAAATAATAAAACTTATAACACCTGTAAGCGTGCTGTTTGCAGCACTATTTACAGCGGGTAAAACTGCAAACCTGAGTGAGCTGACCGCAATAAAAGCAAGCGGAGTAAGTCTGTACCGATTTATGGCTCCGTTTATTGCAGCAACAATTCTCGTTAGCTGTATTTCAGTTTACTTTGCGGGTTATCTTGTTCCGATGGCAAATCAGACAAAAATAAATATTGAACGTAATTACCTGAAACGCGGATTCACTTTTGCCGGAAGTAATATTTTTTTCCAGGATATCAGAACAAGGATTATAGGTATTTCGTACTTTGACAATAATGCAAACCAGGCAACCCGGGTAACAATCCAGGAATTTTCACCTGATGATCTTACAAAAATGAAAAGCAGAATTGACGCAACGAGCATGATCTATGATTCAGTAAAGGTAGAATGGATTGCTGTAAGAGGTGTTAAACGAAATTTTATTTCAACAGGACAAAAAGATATTTACTTTGATTCGCTTGCACTTAAGGATTTAAACTTCACTCCAGATGATCTTCTTAAAAAACAGCAAAAGCCTGAAGAGATGAATTTGAGTGAGCTTAATGAACTTGTAAACAATCAGAAGCGGGCAGGTAATGATCCTACCAGCACGCTAATTGAATATCATTCAAGATTTGCTTTCCCGGCAGCCAGTTTGGTTGTAGTGCTTTTCGGATTACCTATTTCTGCAAACAAACGGAAAGGCGGAATTGCTGTACAGGTTGGAATAAATATTCTTGTTACGTTTATATATCTTGTATTTATGAAAATCAGTCAGGCATTTGGAAAGAATGGTGCACTTGATCCGTTCATAACTGCATGGGTTGCGAATTTTATTTTTTTAGCTGGAGCGATTTATAATATAGTAAGAGCAAAAGGATAG
- a CDS encoding LptF/LptG family permease, which translates to MILYKYILRTHIAPFTFSAVTIILIFLLQFLMKFADRLVGKGLDTWVVIQLIVFSLAWMVALVIPMAALVASLMAFGSMSQNNEVTIMKSSGTSLYRMMIPPFAASIVLGYLLLLFNNDVLPDANHRLKYLMQDISNKKPTLSLQPGFFSQEVSNYAMLARKIDEQTNILSDLTIYDYTEPLKLKVVTAEQGKIFFSKDQTKLIMDLKNGEIHESDVQQAHLYRRLEFEKHRITMNADQFSFQQSSPGGPRGERELSSAHMLAIVDSLDVLHQSYLSSMTKEVQKYLFADSTIMNNPFPVLHKNKTDLTYLRAIEKVRTAKNFILSQAKRVEYNQAEMDKYMVEVHKKYALPVACVVFVLIGAPLGIMVRKGGFGVAASISLFFFLVYWAFLIGGEKLSERGFFSPFWGMWSANILIGIAGIILTYKTNKETVTINFTFFKKLIPKTWRMPDSEKQDENFR; encoded by the coding sequence ATGATTTTATACAAGTACATTCTAAGAACCCATATAGCTCCATTCACTTTTTCCGCTGTGACAATCATCCTGATTTTCCTTTTGCAATTTTTAATGAAGTTTGCAGACAGGCTAGTTGGGAAAGGACTTGACACATGGGTTGTAATTCAATTGATAGTATTCAGTCTTGCCTGGATGGTAGCACTTGTAATTCCAATGGCAGCGCTTGTAGCATCGCTCATGGCGTTTGGTTCTATGTCGCAAAACAACGAGGTGACAATAATGAAATCATCGGGTACATCACTTTACCGGATGATGATACCTCCCTTTGCAGCAAGTATAGTACTTGGTTACCTGTTATTGTTATTCAATAATGATGTTCTTCCAGATGCGAACCACAGATTAAAATATCTTATGCAGGATATTTCAAACAAAAAACCGACTCTCTCACTTCAGCCGGGATTTTTTTCACAGGAAGTTTCCAATTATGCAATGCTTGCAAGAAAAATTGATGAGCAGACAAACATTCTTAGTGACCTTACGATTTATGATTACACCGAGCCTCTGAAATTAAAAGTTGTTACAGCGGAACAGGGAAAAATATTTTTTTCCAAAGATCAGACAAAACTGATAATGGATCTGAAGAACGGAGAAATACACGAAAGTGATGTACAGCAGGCGCATCTGTACAGAAGACTTGAATTTGAAAAACATAGAATTACTATGAATGCGGACCAGTTTTCATTTCAGCAATCCTCACCCGGTGGTCCAAGAGGTGAACGTGAACTGAGTTCAGCTCATATGCTTGCGATAGTTGACAGTCTGGACGTTTTGCATCAATCGTATCTCAGCTCCATGACAAAAGAAGTTCAAAAATATCTTTTTGCTGACAGTACTATTATGAACAATCCTTTTCCAGTTCTGCACAAAAATAAAACTGATCTTACTTATCTGCGTGCGATTGAAAAAGTACGAACGGCAAAGAATTTTATTCTATCACAGGCAAAACGTGTTGAGTATAATCAGGCAGAGATGGATAAGTACATGGTGGAAGTTCATAAGAAATATGCATTACCGGTTGCTTGTGTTGTTTTCGTTTTGATTGGCGCACCACTTGGAATTATGGTACGAAAAGGCGGGTTCGGTGTCGCCGCTAGTATAAGTCTTTTTTTCTTTCTTGTTTACTGGGCATTTTTAATCGGAGGTGAAAAATTATCTGAGCGGGGTTTCTTTTCACCATTCTGGGGTATGTGGTCCGCAAATATCCTTATCGGAATTGCCGGAATTATCCTAACATATAAAACAAACAAAGAAACAGTTACAATCAACTTTACCTTCTTTAAAAAATTGATTCCCAAAACCTGGCGAATGCCTGATTCCGAAAAACAAGATGAAAATTTTAGATAA